A window of Ruminococcus champanellensis 18P13 = JCM 17042 contains these coding sequences:
- a CDS encoding Asp23/Gls24 family envelope stress response protein has translation MIIVENHIGKITITAAYLSALVGYTVTSCFGVSDMNDASPKEALLSVLRRAKQIDKGVTIQSKDKKLIVNLHISVTFGTNISAIADSISNKVRFAVEEATGITVSKVNVFIDGMNS, from the coding sequence ATCACCGCCGCATATCTTTCCGCCCTGGTGGGTTATACTGTCACCAGCTGTTTCGGGGTTTCGGATATGAACGACGCTTCCCCCAAGGAAGCGCTGCTGTCCGTGCTGCGCCGTGCAAAACAGATCGATAAGGGCGTTACCATTCAGTCCAAGGACAAAAAGCTGATCGTCAACCTGCACATTTCCGTGACCTTCGGCACCAATATCTCCGCCATCGCCGACAGCATCTCCAACAAGGTGCGCTTTGCGGTGGAGGAAGCAACGGGCATTACCGTGTCCAAGGTCAATGTGTTCATTGACGGTATGAATTCGTAA